One window of Alkaliphilus metalliredigens QYMF genomic DNA carries:
- a CDS encoding PAS domain-containing protein, with amino-acid sequence MKKDIKYITIDGRGEHETFRDCITKAIQDLKPNEGIHIIKDFEPFPMYKMMEYKGFERYVEKVSDEEFHVYFSPKTELEKIKMGEHLEFDEKKIEKIMMIKRSYLNGEISLEEAKIKMQASFDQVTAQEFAICEQYLQKYGISDDVLAERMEEIIEIFDGVLVTTKLNLPSGHPIRTYLDEVDAIRRILGEMREMSKKKFIKNQWAQYYDQLGEINIHFARKQNQLFTALEKKGFDKPSKVMWTLDNNIRDMIKKAKEYLETDQDNAFLEIQDEVIEMVEDMMVKEEEILFPTTMDLLTDEDFIEMRKGDDEIGYCLIDSPLPYGKKENKDTDTSSNNELLKDLANVLQKHGMLTKASNDEVLDVSQGKLTLEQINLLFKHLQVDLSFVDENEIVKFYSDTKHRVFPRSAGVIGREVQNCHPRESVHTVEEIIRAFRAGEHDEAEFWLEMGGKFIYIIYNAVRDEDGNFKGVLEMMQDVTKIRSLTGSQRLLSWGDKEEEPKSKVTEHTGIENEYGITKETIIGDLVKEYPFIKEFLFNLSPKFSKLQNPIVFKTMSSIATVEMISEKGGFEVQDLIDRIVKEIQSRK; translated from the coding sequence ATGAAAAAAGATATCAAATACATTACCATAGATGGTCGCGGTGAGCATGAAACCTTTAGAGATTGTATCACAAAAGCAATCCAAGACTTGAAACCAAATGAAGGGATACATATCATTAAGGATTTTGAACCTTTTCCCATGTACAAGATGATGGAATATAAGGGTTTTGAAAGATACGTAGAAAAAGTAAGCGATGAAGAATTTCATGTCTATTTCTCCCCAAAGACTGAACTTGAAAAAATCAAAATGGGAGAGCATCTAGAATTTGACGAGAAGAAGATTGAAAAGATAATGATGATTAAACGGAGTTACCTAAATGGAGAGATTTCTCTAGAAGAGGCTAAAATAAAGATGCAGGCATCATTTGATCAGGTGACTGCACAGGAATTTGCCATTTGTGAACAGTATCTTCAAAAATACGGCATATCAGATGATGTACTTGCAGAGCGAATGGAGGAAATAATAGAAATTTTTGATGGGGTTCTTGTAACCACCAAATTGAATTTACCGTCGGGGCATCCTATTCGAACCTACTTAGATGAGGTGGATGCCATTCGTAGGATTCTTGGTGAAATGAGGGAAATGAGTAAGAAAAAATTCATCAAAAATCAATGGGCACAATACTATGATCAGTTAGGTGAGATCAATATCCATTTTGCCAGAAAACAAAACCAATTATTCACCGCACTGGAAAAGAAAGGCTTCGATAAGCCTTCTAAAGTAATGTGGACACTAGATAATAATATCAGAGATATGATTAAAAAAGCCAAAGAGTATTTAGAAACTGATCAGGATAATGCGTTTTTAGAGATTCAGGATGAAGTGATTGAAATGGTAGAAGACATGATGGTAAAAGAAGAAGAAATCCTCTTTCCAACTACCATGGATCTTTTGACCGATGAGGATTTTATCGAGATGAGAAAGGGAGACGATGAAATAGGCTATTGTTTAATCGACTCCCCACTACCCTATGGAAAAAAAGAGAATAAAGACACGGACACTTCTTCCAATAATGAGCTACTGAAGGATCTAGCAAATGTGCTCCAAAAACATGGTATGCTGACAAAGGCATCCAATGATGAAGTACTTGATGTTAGCCAAGGGAAGCTGACCCTAGAACAGATTAATCTCCTATTTAAACATTTGCAGGTAGATCTATCCTTTGTAGATGAAAATGAAATTGTGAAGTTTTACAGCGATACAAAGCATAGGGTATTCCCCAGAAGTGCTGGCGTGATCGGAAGAGAAGTACAAAACTGTCATCCAAGGGAAAGTGTCCACACCGTGGAAGAGATCATCAGAGCATTTAGGGCAGGAGAACATGATGAAGCGGAATTTTGGTTGGAAATGGGTGGGAAGTTTATCTACATCATTTACAATGCAGTAAGAGATGAAGACGGAAACTTTAAAGGCGTATTGGAAATGATGCAGGACGTCACAAAAATCAGAAGTCTAACTGGAAGTCAGAGACTACTATCCTGGGGTGATAAAGAAGAAGAACCTAAAAGTAAAGTGACTGAGCATACTGGAATAGAAAATGAGTATGGAATTACAAAAGAAACAATTATCGGGGACTTAGTTAAGGAATACCCATTTATCAAAGAATTCCTATTTAATCTATCTCCTAAGTTTAGTAAATTACAGAATCCAATTGTATTTAAAACCATGTCATCCATAGCCACAGTGGAAATGATCAGTGAAAAAGGCGGATTTGAAGTTCAAGATTTGATCGATAGGATCGTAAAAGAGATTCAAAGTAGAAAGTAA
- the hcp gene encoding hydroxylamine reductase, with protein sequence MNLENLMFCYQCEQTMGGKACTKNGVCGKTPEIANLQDLLIYQLKGIACYAKPLMEMEQSLDEEIIKFVEDSLFTTLTNVNFDLETHMKLLKESQKIKETLREQAPKGQYPDAATYNLSITKEEMLKDAVVAGIMYDKDLDENIRSLRSTILFGLKGVSAYGHQARFINYQSDKVNEFYFLGLEATTNDQLTVEDLIGFTMKTGEMSVEAMRVLDEANTTTYTNPAPQKVNVNTKKGPFIIISGHDLRDLEMLLQQTEGKGVNIYTHGEMIPAHGYPSLNKYKHLVGNFGSAWQNQQKEFDGVPGCILMTTNCLMRPRASYKDRLFTTNVVGFDGVKKIDVKEDGTKDFSEIINKALELGGFEEDQEVKEILVGFGHHATLSHAGTIVNAVKEGAIKHFFLIGGCDGAKPGRNYYTEFAEKVPKDCVILTLACGKYRFNKLDFGTVAGLPRLLDVGQCNDAYSAVQIAAALADAFETDINSLPLTIVLSWYEQKAVADLLALLSLGIKGMYLGPSLPAFISPNVLQYLVDNFDIKPISNVDEDLSNALGDVEYA encoded by the coding sequence ATGAACTTGGAAAATTTAATGTTTTGTTATCAATGCGAACAGACCATGGGCGGAAAAGCCTGTACTAAGAATGGTGTCTGTGGAAAAACACCGGAAATAGCAAATTTACAAGATTTACTGATATATCAATTGAAAGGGATCGCCTGTTATGCAAAGCCTTTGATGGAAATGGAACAATCATTAGATGAGGAAATCATAAAATTTGTAGAAGATTCACTTTTTACAACCCTAACAAATGTGAATTTTGACCTTGAGACCCATATGAAGCTATTAAAGGAGTCACAAAAAATAAAGGAAACATTAAGAGAACAAGCACCTAAAGGACAGTATCCTGATGCTGCTACATATAATCTTAGTATTACTAAGGAAGAGATGTTAAAGGATGCTGTCGTCGCAGGTATTATGTATGACAAAGACCTTGATGAAAATATCCGTTCCTTGAGATCGACAATACTATTTGGTTTAAAAGGGGTAAGTGCCTATGGTCATCAAGCAAGGTTTATTAACTATCAAAGTGATAAAGTAAATGAATTTTACTTTTTAGGACTAGAAGCCACCACAAATGATCAGTTAACTGTAGAAGACTTGATCGGATTCACAATGAAAACAGGAGAGATGAGTGTAGAAGCAATGAGGGTATTGGATGAAGCCAACACCACAACCTATACAAATCCAGCTCCTCAAAAAGTAAATGTGAATACCAAAAAAGGGCCTTTTATCATTATATCTGGCCATGATCTAAGGGATTTAGAAATGCTGCTTCAACAGACAGAGGGAAAAGGTGTGAACATTTATACCCATGGAGAAATGATCCCAGCCCATGGATATCCATCTTTGAACAAATATAAGCATTTAGTAGGAAACTTTGGCTCTGCTTGGCAAAATCAACAGAAGGAGTTTGATGGTGTACCAGGATGTATACTCATGACCACCAACTGTTTGATGAGACCAAGGGCAAGCTACAAGGATAGATTATTCACCACTAATGTTGTGGGCTTTGATGGCGTTAAGAAAATTGACGTAAAAGAAGATGGAACCAAGGACTTTAGTGAAATTATCAACAAAGCATTAGAACTAGGCGGTTTTGAAGAAGACCAAGAAGTAAAAGAAATTTTAGTGGGTTTTGGACATCATGCAACATTATCCCATGCAGGAACCATTGTCAATGCAGTCAAAGAAGGAGCAATCAAACATTTCTTCTTGATAGGTGGCTGTGATGGTGCAAAACCAGGAAGAAACTATTATACAGAATTTGCAGAAAAAGTGCCTAAGGATTGTGTGATTCTGACATTAGCCTGTGGTAAGTATCGATTTAATAAGCTGGATTTTGGAACGGTAGCAGGCTTACCGAGACTATTAGATGTTGGTCAATGTAATGATGCCTATTCAGCAGTTCAAATTGCCGCAGCCCTAGCTGATGCCTTTGAAACAGACATAAATTCACTACCACTTACCATTGTGCTTTCATGGTATGAACAAAAGGCAGTTGCGGATTTACTGGCATTATTATCTCTAGGAATAAAAGGAATGTACTTAGGACCAAGCCTACCAGCCTTTATATCTCCTAATGTGCTACAATATTTAGTAGACAACTTTGATATTAAACCAATAAGCAATGTAGATGAAGATTTAAGCAATGCACTTGGAGATGTAGAATACGCATAA
- a CDS encoding universal stress protein — translation MKILVCTDGSQESVKAVEEASKIADGCQVDEVSIIHVYDKNFAGPYWSEFQNVTQEDLDRFNKEVEQSKEKAKNTLLEAEKIFQAKNIKVNTILKKGNPAETIVEVATEEGFDMVVLGRRGLSGLKKVFLGSVSNAVLQEIDTTVLIVK, via the coding sequence ATGAAAATTTTAGTTTGTACTGATGGGTCGCAAGAAAGTGTAAAAGCTGTAGAAGAGGCATCTAAAATCGCTGATGGTTGTCAAGTTGATGAGGTCTCTATCATTCACGTTTATGATAAGAATTTCGCTGGACCCTATTGGAGTGAATTTCAGAATGTTACCCAGGAGGATTTAGATAGATTCAATAAGGAAGTTGAGCAGTCCAAAGAAAAAGCCAAAAATACTTTGTTGGAAGCTGAAAAAATCTTCCAAGCAAAGAACATAAAGGTGAATACCATTCTAAAGAAAGGGAATCCTGCTGAAACCATCGTTGAGGTCGCTACAGAGGAAGGATTTGATATGGTTGTCCTAGGCAGAAGAGGGTTGAGTGGCTTGAAAAAAGTATTCCTAGGTAGTGTAAGTAATGCTGTATTACAGGAAATTGATACTACGGTGCTTATCGTGAAATAG